The following are from one region of the Salvelinus alpinus chromosome 16, SLU_Salpinus.1, whole genome shotgun sequence genome:
- the LOC139541284 gene encoding tripartite motif-containing protein 16-like, with product MAESCALFGEDQFSCSICLDLLKNPVTIPCGHSYCMGCIKDYWDLNDRMGVYSCPQCRQTFTPRPALSKNTMFAEVVERLKKIEEFQADPRIPCYAKPGDIECDVCGGRKQKAIKSCLLCLASYCETHLKLHDKLNPGKRHTLVEASIQLQEKICSQHDKLLEVYCRTDQRCICYECLMGVHKGHETVSAAAEGTAKQKELKETHRKYKQIIIRKEKELLWLKQAMKSLTYSAQIAVEDSDKVFTEIICSVEKWYSDVKRLIRSQEKAAVGQAEEQVDQLQREISELRRRDTELEQLSKTEDFIIFLQRCQSVLALPGYEDTSSINVSQQVSFEGVKKSVAELKQRLEDFCKGAFANISKKVQDIHILQESKPSPPLPQVKDKCVESKEPTTREEFLKYACQLTLDQNTAHKNLLLSKDNKMAGWNDFALPYPDHPDRFDNMPVVLCREALTGRCYWEVEWDGIQAIIAVSYKGINRKKKLCPPDAFSKLLEFYEQSWSLDWNIAQVCENKKQIQLTAWSSRRIGLFLDHKAGTLAFYNIADKMTLIYRVKTTFTQPLYPAFWIKIQSKIKLCPLK from the exons ATGGCTGAGTCGTGTGCATTATTTGGGGAAGACCAATTCTCTTGTTCAATCTGTCTGGATCTACTGAAGAACCCTGTGACCATTCCTTGTGGACACAGTTACTGCATGGGCTGTATAAAGGACTATTGGGATCTAAATGACCGCATGGGTGTCTACAGCTGCCCTCAGTGCAGACAGACCTTCACCCCAAGGCCTGCTCTGAGCAAAAATACCATGTTTGCAGAGGTAGTGGAAAGACTGAAGAAGATTGAAGAGTTCCAAGCTGACCCTCGCATTCCTTGTTATGCTAAACCAGGGGATATTGAGTGTGATGTCTGTGGTGGGAGAAAACAGAAAGCCATTAAGTCTTGTCTTCTGTGTCTGGCCTCATACTGTGAAACACACCTCAAGCTTCATGACAAACTCAACCCTGGAAAACGACACACACTTGTGGAAGCCTCCATACAGCTTCAGGAGAAGATCTGCTCTCAGCATGACAAACTGCTGGAGGTTTACTGCCGTACTGATCAACGTTGTATCTGTTATGAGTGTTTGATGGGTGTACACAAAGGCCATGAAACAGTTTCAGCTGCAGCTGAAGGCACTGCAAAACAG AAAGAACTGAAGGAGACACACAGGAAATACAAGCAAATAATCATCAGGAAAGAGAAGGAACTATTGTGGTTGAAGCAGGCCATGAAGTCTCTCACA TACTCAGCACAGATAGCCGTGGAAGACAGTGACAAGGTCTTTACTGAAATAATCTGTTCTGTTGAGAAGTGGTACTCTGATGTGAAAAGACTGATCAGATCACAGGAGAAGGCTGCTGTTGGCCAGGCTGAGGAGCAGGTTGACCAACTGCAAAGGGAGATTTCAGAGCTGAGGAGGAGAGATACTGAGCTTGAGCAGTTGTCAAAAACAGAAGATTTTATTATTTTCCTCCAG aGATGTCAATCTGTCCTAGCCCTCCCTGGATATGAAGACACATCCAGCATCAATGTGAGTCAGCAAGTCTCTTTTGAAGGTGTGAAGAAATCTGTGGCCGAGCTGAAACAGCGATTGGAGGACTTCTGCAAAGGGGCCTTTGCAAACATCTCTAAAAAAG TACAGGATATTCATATTCTGCAGGAATCAAAGCCTAGTCCAC CTCTACCCCAGGTAAAAGACAAGTGTGTGGAGAGTAAAGAACCAACAACAAGAGAGGAGTTTTTGAAAT ATGCCTGTCAGCTCACATTGGACCAAAACACTGCACATAAAAACCTCCTTCTCTCTAAGGACAACAAAATGGCTGGATGGAATGATTTTGCACTGCCTTATCCTGACCACCCAGATAGATTTGATAACATGCCTGTGGTATTGTGCAGAGAGGCTTTGACAgggcgctgttactgggaggttgAATGGGATGGAATACAGGCTATCATAGCTGTATCATATAAAGGGATAAACAGGAAAAAAAAACTCTGCCCTCCTGATGCATTCTCCAAATTACTAGAATTTTATGAACAATCCTGGAGTTTGGACTGGAATATAGCCCAAGTCTGTGAGAATAAGAAACAGATTCAACTAACTGCTTGGTCCTCTAGGAGAATAGGACTGTTCTTGGATCACAAGGCAGGAACTCTAGCATTTTACAACATTGCTGATAAAATGACCCTCATCTATAGAGTAAAAACGACATTCACTCAACCACTCTATCCTGCTTTCTGGATCAAAATACAGTCCAAGATAAAATTGTGCCCCCTGAAATAA